A genomic region of Jeotgalibaca ciconiae contains the following coding sequences:
- a CDS encoding recombinase family protein, with protein sequence MKKITKIDELPQGQLPNTKLRVAAYARVSTDSDEQLESLKAQREHYERYIKSNPEWEFAGLYYDEGISGTKMEKRTELLRMIRDCKQGRIDFIITKSISRFARNTVDCLELVRKLIDIDVYIYFEKENLNTGDMESELMLSILSGFAAEESASISQNSTWSIQKRFQNGSYVGTPPYGYTNTDGEMVIVPEEAEIIKRIFAECLSGKGGGTIARGLNKDKIPARRGNHWSAGTVIDMLRNEKYMGDVLLQKTYTDSNYNRHSNTGEKDQYYYKDNHEPIISREDFAKAQDLIDERAKMKCKGVKKNVYLNRYALSGKIVCGECGRNFRRKTNYSAGRSYIAWSCIGHIEDKESCSMLFLRDGEIKATLTTMMNKLAFSHKLILEPLFKSISQIDEESDRERMDAIDKRMEQLMEERNTLITLMAKGFLEPALFNQERNVIDSEIKNLTTEKTNLVTNSTSGVLRANDIKDLIDYVSADNFNGDYTEELFEEFVENIIVNSRDELTFNLKCGLSLKEKVVR encoded by the coding sequence ATGAAAAAGATAACAAAAATAGATGAACTGCCCCAAGGACAACTACCTAATACGAAACTTAGGGTTGCCGCCTATGCCAGGGTCTCAACCGATAGTGATGAACAGCTTGAAAGCCTTAAAGCACAGCGTGAACACTATGAGCGCTATATTAAGTCTAATCCTGAATGGGAGTTTGCTGGTCTTTATTATGACGAAGGGATCTCCGGCACCAAGATGGAGAAACGGACTGAACTGCTCCGCATGATACGAGATTGTAAGCAAGGTCGGATAGATTTTATTATCACCAAATCAATCAGCCGCTTTGCTCGTAATACAGTAGATTGCCTAGAGTTAGTAAGAAAGCTGATTGATATCGATGTTTACATTTATTTTGAAAAAGAGAATCTAAATACGGGTGATATGGAAAGTGAGCTGATGCTTTCTATCCTTTCAGGATTTGCTGCAGAAGAGTCTGCATCTATTTCACAAAACTCAACATGGTCCATTCAAAAGAGATTTCAAAATGGCAGTTATGTTGGTACTCCACCCTACGGCTACACCAATACAGATGGTGAAATGGTAATCGTCCCAGAAGAAGCAGAAATCATCAAACGTATTTTTGCTGAGTGCCTTTCAGGGAAAGGTGGAGGTACTATAGCAAGAGGTTTGAACAAAGACAAAATCCCAGCAAGAAGAGGTAATCACTGGAGTGCAGGCACGGTAATAGACATGCTCCGAAACGAAAAATACATGGGAGATGTTTTGTTACAAAAGACCTACACTGATAGTAACTACAACCGCCATTCGAATACAGGTGAAAAAGACCAGTACTATTACAAGGACAATCATGAACCTATTATAAGTAGAGAAGACTTTGCTAAGGCACAAGATCTCATTGATGAAAGAGCCAAGATGAAGTGTAAGGGCGTGAAAAAGAACGTTTATCTTAATCGATATGCTTTAAGTGGCAAGATTGTCTGTGGAGAGTGTGGTCGCAATTTTAGGAGAAAGACAAACTACTCAGCTGGTAGGAGTTACATTGCTTGGAGTTGCATCGGTCATATCGAAGACAAAGAGAGTTGCTCCATGTTGTTCTTGCGAGATGGAGAAATAAAAGCCACATTGACAACCATGATGAATAAGCTTGCTTTCAGTCATAAGCTAATCTTAGAACCGCTATTCAAATCAATTAGCCAAATTGATGAAGAAAGCGACCGTGAAAGAATGGATGCTATTGATAAGCGAATGGAGCAACTCATGGAAGAACGCAACACCCTTATTACACTGATGGCCAAAGGTTTCCTTGAGCCAGCTCTTTTTAATCAGGAACGGAATGTTATAGATAGTGAGATTAAAAATCTTACTACCGAAAAAACAAACCTGGTAACGAACTCTACGAGTGGGGTTTTACGAGCAAACGATATAAAGGACCTCATTGATTACGTGTCAGCAGATAATTTTAATGGTGACTACACAGAAGAATTATTTGAAGAATTTGTAGAGAACATCATTGTTAATTCCAGGGATGAGCTGACATTCAATTTGAAATGCGGTCTTTCCCTGAAAGAAAAGGTGGTGAGATAA
- a CDS encoding DNA polymerase — protein sequence MKNLEIDIETYSSTNLQKSGVYRYVEADDFEVMLFGYAVDGDEVKVIDLMNGEKIPKEILDALTDETITKWAFNAQFERVCLSRYLGYPTGTYLNPSSWKCSMVWSAYMGLPLSLEGVGAVLGLEKQKLTEGKDLIRYFCLPCTPTKINGGRTRNLPTDEIDKWQQFKVYNKRDVEAEIQIQQRLIKFPVPEDIWDEYHLDQEINDRGIKVDMDFVKQAIAMDDISHEKLLTAMQHITHLENPNSVQQMKDWLFENGLEMETLGKKAVAEKLKETDGELNEVLSLRQQLAKSSVKKYRAMENAVCIDSRARGMFQFYGANRTGRFAGRLVQLQNLPQNHMPDLKEARNIVRNGDVETLELLYEDIPDTLSQLIRTAFVPRVGHKFIVADFSAIEARVLSWLAGETWRTKVFASGGDIYCASASQMFKVPVEKHGVNGHLRQKGKIAELALGYGGSVGALKAMGALEMGLEEEELKPLVNAWRESNPNIVKFWWDVHRAVKKCVKEKRSQKTYGMEIHHISGMLFIVLPSGRRLSYVKPLIGENKFGGESVTYEGVGGTKKWERLESYGPKFVENIVQAISRDILMYSMKMLSTYRIVAHVHDEVIIESNPQISVTEVCKQMSQVPPWAKGLLLDADGYECDFYQKD from the coding sequence ATGAAGAACTTAGAAATTGATATAGAAACCTATTCTTCTACCAATCTACAAAAAAGTGGTGTTTATCGTTACGTAGAAGCAGATGATTTTGAGGTGATGCTGTTTGGTTATGCGGTTGACGGTGATGAAGTCAAGGTCATCGATTTGATGAATGGAGAAAAGATTCCAAAAGAAATCCTAGATGCCTTAACCGATGAAACCATTACGAAGTGGGCATTTAATGCTCAGTTTGAGCGAGTATGCCTTTCACGTTATTTGGGCTATCCCACTGGGACTTATCTAAATCCTTCCTCATGGAAATGTTCCATGGTTTGGTCTGCCTATATGGGTTTACCTCTTTCTTTAGAAGGTGTAGGTGCAGTGCTAGGACTTGAAAAGCAAAAGCTGACGGAGGGTAAAGACCTGATACGATATTTTTGTCTTCCATGTACTCCAACAAAAATAAATGGTGGTAGAACCCGTAACCTACCCACTGATGAAATCGATAAATGGCAGCAGTTTAAAGTATATAACAAACGTGATGTGGAGGCAGAAATACAGATACAACAAAGATTGATTAAGTTTCCAGTACCAGAGGACATCTGGGATGAGTATCATCTCGACCAAGAAATCAACGATCGAGGCATAAAGGTGGATATGGATTTTGTTAAGCAGGCCATCGCCATGGATGACATATCTCATGAAAAACTACTAACTGCTATGCAGCACATAACACATCTCGAAAACCCTAACTCCGTACAACAGATGAAAGACTGGCTTTTCGAAAACGGTCTAGAGATGGAGACACTCGGCAAAAAGGCGGTTGCAGAGAAACTTAAAGAAACAGACGGAGAGCTAAATGAAGTTCTTTCGCTCCGTCAGCAACTGGCAAAATCCTCGGTAAAGAAATATAGAGCAATGGAAAATGCAGTTTGTATTGATTCTCGTGCCAGAGGAATGTTTCAGTTTTATGGAGCTAACAGAACAGGACGCTTTGCCGGAAGGCTTGTGCAATTACAAAACCTCCCTCAAAACCATATGCCAGACTTAAAAGAGGCGCGAAATATTGTTAGAAATGGTGATGTTGAAACACTAGAACTGCTCTATGAAGATATACCTGATACCCTCTCACAACTGATTCGTACAGCCTTTGTACCAAGAGTTGGTCATAAGTTTATTGTGGCTGACTTCTCAGCCATTGAAGCTCGTGTGCTTTCATGGCTCGCAGGCGAAACATGGCGAACAAAGGTATTTGCTAGTGGTGGCGATATCTACTGTGCATCTGCCTCCCAGATGTTTAAAGTCCCCGTTGAAAAGCATGGTGTGAACGGTCACTTGAGACAGAAGGGTAAAATCGCTGAATTGGCACTTGGATATGGTGGTTCTGTTGGTGCGCTAAAAGCCATGGGTGCATTAGAGATGGGGCTTGAAGAGGAAGAATTAAAACCGCTTGTGAATGCCTGGAGAGAATCAAATCCAAACATCGTGAAATTCTGGTGGGATGTGCATAGGGCAGTTAAAAAGTGTGTTAAAGAAAAGAGATCTCAGAAGACATATGGTATGGAGATTCATCATATAAGTGGAATGCTCTTTATTGTTCTTCCATCTGGAAGGCGTCTTTCATATGTGAAACCTCTTATAGGTGAGAATAAGTTCGGTGGGGAGTCTGTGACCTATGAAGGAGTAGGTGGAACAAAGAAATGGGAGCGTCTTGAAAGTTACGGACCTAAGTTTGTAGAGAATATTGTTCAAGCTATATCCCGTGATATTTTGATGTATTCAATGAAGATGCTTAGTACTTATCGTATTGTGGCTCATGTCCATGATGAAGTAATTATTGAATCTAATCCTCAAATATCGGTTACTGAAGTATGTAAACAGATGAGTCAAGTGCCACCTTGGGCAAAAGGGCTGCTACTTGATGCCGATGGCTATGAATGTGACTTTTATCAAAAAGATTAA
- a CDS encoding DUF2815 family protein has protein sequence MQNKTKVITGVNSRFSYFHGWEPVSINGGAEKYSVSVLIPKDDKETINAIHAAVDAAIEEGIAKFGGKKPNKAAIKLPLRDGDVERDDEAYKGHYFINANSKTAPQIVDKSVKPILDRSEVYSGCYGRVSLNFYAFNSNGNKGVACGLGNIQKIRDGEPLGGKTSAVDDFTTLVDDDFLA, from the coding sequence ATGCAAAACAAAACAAAAGTTATCACAGGTGTAAACTCAAGATTTTCTTACTTCCACGGATGGGAGCCTGTATCTATTAATGGTGGTGCAGAAAAGTACAGCGTATCCGTCCTTATTCCAAAGGATGACAAGGAAACCATTAATGCTATCCATGCAGCAGTTGATGCTGCCATTGAGGAAGGTATCGCAAAGTTTGGTGGTAAGAAACCAAATAAGGCAGCCATTAAACTACCGCTGCGTGATGGTGATGTAGAGCGTGATGATGAGGCTTATAAAGGCCATTACTTCATCAATGCGAATAGCAAGACAGCGCCACAGATTGTAGACAAAAGTGTTAAGCCGATACTGGATCGTAGCGAGGTATACAGCGGTTGTTATGGTAGGGTTTCTCTTAACTTCTATGCTTTCAACTCAAATGGTAATAAAGGTGTAGCTTGTGGTCTTGGTAACATTCAAAAAATTAGAGACGGAGAACCTCTAGGCGGTAAGACTTCTGCAGTAGATGATTTTACGACTCTTGTCGATGATGACTTCCTTGCCTAA
- a CDS encoding recombinase family protein — translation MTEKNIMVIPARKRVGSTAAKEKIKKLRVAAYCRVSTETEEQNSSYEVQVAHYIEFIKKNNEWEFAGIFADDGISGTNTKKRDEFNRMIAECMDGNIDMVITKSISRFARNTLDCLQYIRQLKDKNISVYFEKENINTMDAKGEVLLTIMASLAQQESQSLSQNVKLGLQYRYQQGKVQVNHKRFMGYTKDEDGNLIIVPEEAEIIKRIYREYLEGQSLVGIGRALEKDGILTAAGKPKWRPESVKKILQNEKYIGDALLQKTVTVDFLTKKRVKNEGHVPQYYVENSHEAIIPKELYLQVQEEIHRRSNIYTGAGKNKRIYSSKYALSAITFCGDCGDIYRRTYWNIHGRKEFVWRCVTRIEQGPEVCKNRTVKEDELYGAVMTAINKLLAGGNNMIKTLEENIHAVIGETTEYQISEINNLLEEKQKELIKLANKGQDYEHLADEIDELRDKRQTLLVEDASLSGENERINELITFIRKNKLRSLEYDDRLVRKIIENVTVYEDHFIISFKSGIEMEI, via the coding sequence GTGACAGAGAAAAATATAATGGTTATTCCTGCTCGTAAAAGAGTAGGAAGTACAGCCGCAAAAGAAAAGATAAAGAAACTTCGTGTTGCTGCCTATTGCCGTGTTTCTACAGAAACAGAAGAACAAAATTCTAGCTATGAGGTTCAGGTCGCACACTATATAGAGTTTATAAAGAAAAATAATGAATGGGAGTTTGCTGGCATCTTTGCAGATGATGGTATCTCCGGTACAAACACTAAAAAGCGTGACGAATTTAATCGTATGATTGCAGAGTGTATGGATGGTAACATCGACATGGTTATTACTAAATCCATCAGCCGATTTGCACGTAACACCCTAGACTGCCTTCAATATATTAGACAGCTCAAGGATAAGAACATATCCGTTTATTTTGAAAAAGAGAACATCAACACCATGGATGCCAAAGGTGAGGTTTTGCTGACTATTATGGCATCTTTGGCACAACAGGAAAGCCAGAGCCTTTCACAAAACGTTAAGCTTGGGCTACAGTACCGATACCAACAAGGAAAGGTGCAGGTCAACCATAAGCGATTTATGGGCTACACCAAAGATGAAGATGGAAATTTAATCATTGTTCCCGAAGAAGCTGAGATTATCAAACGCATCTACCGAGAATACCTTGAAGGTCAGAGTCTAGTGGGCATTGGTCGAGCCCTTGAAAAGGATGGTATTTTAACAGCAGCAGGAAAACCAAAATGGCGACCGGAATCAGTTAAGAAGATCCTTCAAAACGAAAAATACATCGGAGATGCCCTTCTTCAAAAGACCGTCACAGTAGATTTTCTGACCAAGAAAAGAGTTAAGAACGAAGGTCATGTTCCACAGTATTATGTTGAAAATAGCCATGAAGCGATTATTCCCAAAGAATTATACTTGCAGGTGCAGGAGGAAATTCATCGAAGAAGCAACATCTACACAGGAGCAGGCAAGAACAAACGAATTTATAGCAGCAAGTACGCTTTAAGTGCCATCACCTTCTGTGGAGATTGTGGCGATATTTATAGGAGAACCTATTGGAATATCCATGGTAGAAAAGAGTTTGTCTGGCGATGTGTGACTAGAATCGAGCAAGGTCCTGAAGTCTGTAAGAACCGAACCGTAAAAGAAGATGAACTCTATGGTGCTGTAATGACCGCAATTAATAAGCTGCTTGCAGGTGGCAATAACATGATAAAAACACTGGAAGAAAATATTCATGCTGTGATTGGAGAAACCACAGAATACCAAATTTCAGAGATTAACAATTTACTAGAAGAAAAACAAAAAGAACTCATCAAGCTGGCCAATAAGGGTCAAGATTATGAACATCTAGCAGATGAGATTGATGAGCTGAGAGACAAGCGACAGACCCTTTTAGTAGAAGATGCCTCCCTCAGTGGCGAGAATGAACGAATCAATGAGTTAATTACGTTTATACGCAAGAACAAGTTACGATCCCTAGAATATGACGATAGGCTAGTAAGGAAGATAATCGAGAATGTCACAGTCTATGAAGACCACTTCATCATATCCTTTAAATCTGGCATTGAAATGGAAATATGA
- a CDS encoding SMI1/KNR4 family protein has protein sequence MVSAELKLIIDELSTQGKMIFHEATTEEKITTFEKENNVVLPSKYKEWLQLSDGGEFFLPAGIQLYGIEHKPVINVNDNSRPNDDYIVIGALASGDPIICAKNSEKIAIYNQEAGRIEDDEIYDDFIVFLKHLHDLLGIGG, from the coding sequence ATGGTTTCTGCAGAATTAAAGCTAATTATTGATGAATTAAGTACACAGGGTAAAATGATTTTTCATGAGGCGACTACAGAAGAAAAAATCACAACCTTTGAAAAAGAAAATAATGTCGTTCTTCCATCCAAATACAAAGAATGGCTGCAGCTTTCTGATGGTGGTGAGTTCTTTTTGCCAGCAGGTATTCAATTATATGGAATTGAACACAAGCCAGTGATTAATGTAAATGATAATTCACGACCAAACGATGACTATATCGTTATTGGGGCTTTAGCATCAGGCGACCCAATCATCTGCGCAAAAAATAGCGAAAAAATAGCTATATATAATCAAGAAGCTGGAAGGATAGAAGACGATGAAATTTATGATGATTTTATAGTCTTTCTTAAACATCTGCATGATTTGCTTGGCATAGGTGGTTGA
- a CDS encoding restriction endonuclease: MNNTSQIKGEKFESIVEKIYIQIANNERIKAKVEKRVPMLGADGASHEIDVLYSFEHFGVKYRVAVECKNWKNPINVSQLRDFSYKLEKIGNINGIFISAESKFQDGAQKVSTYNGIKLIKYDEFDRFINGQNDQYLVPDYKTIGDPFWMFMNSTGKNSIEQNVFLEEGILLFENKYFAEQFQKLCLLNYGDIKLVGVSQSHLNEIKSLKNKNKVSVKLFNQFTSDLYKTPYHFWDLDASDIEMYIR, translated from the coding sequence ATGAATAATACATCGCAAATAAAGGGAGAGAAATTTGAATCTATTGTTGAAAAAATCTATATTCAAATCGCAAACAACGAACGGATAAAAGCTAAAGTTGAGAAGCGCGTACCAATGTTAGGTGCTGATGGTGCAAGCCACGAAATTGATGTACTTTACTCATTTGAACATTTTGGTGTAAAATACAGGGTAGCAGTTGAATGCAAAAACTGGAAAAACCCAATAAATGTTAGTCAATTAAGAGATTTCTCTTATAAGTTAGAAAAAATAGGGAATATAAATGGAATTTTTATTTCAGCAGAAAGCAAGTTTCAAGACGGAGCTCAAAAAGTATCTACTTATAATGGAATTAAGCTTATAAAATATGACGAATTCGATAGATTTATTAATGGGCAAAATGATCAATATTTGGTTCCGGATTACAAAACTATAGGAGATCCGTTTTGGATGTTCATGAATTCAACCGGAAAGAATTCAATAGAACAAAATGTATTTTTGGAAGAGGGAATTTTACTTTTTGAAAACAAGTATTTTGCGGAACAATTTCAAAAGCTTTGCTTATTGAATTACGGTGACATAAAACTTGTAGGTGTTTCTCAATCACATTTAAATGAGATAAAATCTTTAAAGAATAAGAACAAAGTTTCTGTGAAATTATTCAATCAGTTTACAAGTGATTTATACAAAACGCCTTATCATTTCTGGGATTTAGATGCCTCTGATATTGAAATGTATATAAGGTGA
- a CDS encoding teneurin-3, translated as MLRRTAESNKAIHAAWNKEQELVQEGKGTREWTAQQQKDILDKGKAYDENGVAFQGQHMKSVERYPEYQGDPGNIQFLTRAEHLEAHDGDCRNPTNWHFNPVTKVKTDFGDGKFIQCETIQLADPVNKAQNKPEIEKEVNQESVSGVQKKAESNKKYESLHETVPPNNIEDITKQEFVPKLKSGFKTISKTIIEFSDKHPNAIKAIKGVGLFVATVAVAAIKESSRSGSSNSEYEWSDDDRAEYEDSYDDYPADQDTSESSERSSPNEHTVRGHGQHYHYKDGSVKWKDKDPYPRGGNNEE; from the coding sequence ATGTTAAGAAGAACAGCAGAATCTAACAAGGCGATACATGCGGCTTGGAATAAGGAGCAGGAACTTGTCCAAGAAGGAAAAGGGACAAGAGAATGGACTGCCCAACAACAGAAAGATATTCTTGATAAAGGTAAAGCCTATGATGAGAACGGTGTAGCTTTTCAAGGACAGCATATGAAAAGTGTGGAAAGATATCCAGAATATCAAGGGGACCCCGGAAATATTCAGTTCCTAACAAGAGCAGAACATTTAGAGGCCCACGATGGGGATTGCAGAAATCCGACTAATTGGCATTTTAATCCTGTTACAAAAGTAAAGACTGACTTTGGAGATGGAAAATTTATTCAATGCGAAACAATACAATTAGCCGATCCTGTAAACAAAGCACAAAATAAACCAGAAATTGAGAAAGAAGTTAATCAAGAGTCTGTAAGTGGAGTTCAGAAAAAGGCAGAGTCAAACAAAAAATATGAATCTCTACACGAGACTGTACCACCTAATAACATAGAAGACATAACGAAGCAGGAATTTGTACCGAAATTGAAGAGCGGCTTCAAAACCATAAGTAAAACAATTATAGAATTTTCAGATAAACACCCGAATGCAATAAAAGCAATAAAGGGCGTTGGATTATTTGTGGCTACTGTGGCTGTAGCTGCTATCAAAGAATCATCAAGGAGCGGTTCATCAAATTCAGAATACGAATGGTCAGATGATGACCGCGCTGAGTACGAAGATTCATATGATGATTATCCTGCAGATCAGGACACTTCAGAATCCTCGGAGCGTTCTTCTCCGAATGAACACACAGTGAGAGGACATGGACAGCATTATCATTATAAAGATGGTAGTGTTAAATGGAAAGATAAGGATCCATACCCGCGTGGTGGAAACAATGAGGAATAA
- a CDS encoding rRNA biogenesis protein rrp5, with product MSKIKLLLEVVNDMRSLADSIQAVCDAMTEGDPAPGAKATTEQEPVKEPDIPLEKLRMVLAEKSQIGFTAEVRGLIQKYGADKLSAVDKAYYSDILKDAEELGNG from the coding sequence TTGAGCAAAATAAAATTACTGCTTGAAGTGGTCAATGATATGCGAAGTCTTGCTGACAGCATACAGGCAGTTTGCGATGCGATGACAGAAGGAGATCCTGCTCCAGGTGCAAAAGCTACAACTGAACAAGAACCAGTAAAAGAGCCGGATATCCCACTTGAAAAATTGCGTATGGTACTTGCTGAAAAGAGCCAGATTGGGTTTACTGCCGAAGTGCGAGGACTCATTCAGAAGTATGGTGCAGACAAGTTAAGTGCTGTTGATAAGGCTTATTATTCTGACATCTTGAAAGATGCGGAGGAGCTTGGAAATGGGTAA
- a CDS encoding recombinase yields MAYIPYGYKIQDGEVTVDEKAAGQVKVFFEKYISGLSLTVAGEQAGIDKTHSVMGRILKNVNYLGNDTYPAIIDKEIFDKAEEVRDKRAKDLGRVVELAAFTSPPPKERFKMRKADNKMPVDPFERAEYLYSLIESEE; encoded by the coding sequence ATGGCATATATTCCATATGGATACAAAATTCAAGATGGAGAGGTTACTGTCGATGAAAAGGCAGCAGGTCAAGTAAAGGTATTCTTTGAGAAATACATATCAGGACTATCCCTTACAGTGGCTGGCGAACAGGCAGGTATTGATAAGACACACTCTGTGATGGGACGTATTTTGAAAAACGTCAACTACCTTGGAAATGATACGTATCCAGCAATCATTGATAAAGAGATATTTGATAAAGCTGAAGAAGTTAGAGATAAGCGTGCAAAGGATTTAGGACGAGTGGTAGAGCTTGCCGCTTTCACCTCTCCCCCTCCCAAAGAACGATTTAAAATGAGAAAGGCAGATAATAAGATGCCAGTTGATCCTTTTGAACGAGCAGAATACTTATATAGTCTGATAGAAAGCGAGGAATAA
- a CDS encoding helix-turn-helix domain-containing protein — translation MTTAEMIKELCEQMNISVSELARRIGQTPQNFNKKLKRETVTLDELKAIADVLGVKFEQAFILPDGNEIKTGNE, via the coding sequence ATGACTACGGCAGAAATGATTAAAGAACTGTGTGAGCAAATGAATATAAGCGTTTCTGAACTCGCTAGACGTATTGGACAGACTCCACAGAATTTCAATAAGAAATTAAAACGGGAAACGGTAACCTTGGATGAGTTGAAAGCCATCGCTGATGTGCTTGGTGTCAAGTTTGAGCAGGCTTTTATATTGCCTGATGGCAATGAAATAAAGACGGGTAACGAGTGA
- a CDS encoding PadR family transcriptional regulator, producing MSSTDRFSEPTLFILISLAEENKHGYAIMEDIERSYDIKIGPGTLYGAISRMEKSELIKSIPSQDRKKPYQITSAGRQYLQEKLKEIEIVTKLGFERLGLI from the coding sequence ATGAGTTCAACTGACCGGTTTTCTGAACCAACTTTGTTTATTTTAATAAGCTTGGCTGAGGAAAATAAACATGGTTATGCAATTATGGAAGATATCGAACGCTCATACGATATTAAAATAGGACCTGGGACCTTATATGGTGCTATTAGTAGAATGGAGAAATCAGAATTAATTAAATCTATTCCCTCACAAGATAGAAAAAAACCTTATCAAATTACTTCTGCCGGCAGGCAGTATTTACAAGAAAAATTAAAGGAAATTGAAATAGTAACAAAATTAGGATTTGAAAGGTTAGGTCTAATATGA
- a CDS encoding SHOCT domain-containing protein has translation MNIFEVKDGCPTIKGKAEQMTTEDLQREYDFHMAESIIKMLYKEGKITADELHKISALNREKFSPRLAKIMS, from the coding sequence ATGAACATTTTTGAAGTAAAAGACGGTTGTCCTACTATCAAGGGCAAAGCAGAACAGATGACAACAGAAGATTTGCAGAGGGAATATGACTTTCATATGGCGGAGAGCATTATCAAAATGCTTTATAAAGAAGGCAAAATTACAGCGGATGAATTACACAAAATATCAGCATTAAACCGAGAGAAATTCTCCCCTCGACTAGCCAAGATTATGTCCTAA
- a CDS encoding DUF2800 domain-containing protein — protein sequence MGNHAILSASSSHRWLNCLPSARLELEFEDQSGEAAKEGTAAHDLCEHKLKKALHMRSQRPIAEYNSDEMEECTDAYVDFVMEQVELARKSCTDPIVLIEQRLDFSCYVPDGFGTGDCVIISDDRLHIVDFKYGMGVLVDAVDNPQMKLYALGALGIYDHLYDIKEVSMTIFQPRRENVSTWTIPVEELKGLAEEELKPRADKAFNGEGEYIPGPWCTFCKAANRCRARAEEKLKLAEKEFKMPPLLTDAEIEEILLILPDLTKWANEITAYATDAAVNHGKEWNGFKVVEGRSVRKYKDEGAIAEKAVAGGYKDIYRKSLIPLTEMQKLMGKSKFEELLGDLIYKPPGKPTLVPNSDKRPAMNVADAKNEFNEIMED from the coding sequence ATGGGTAATCATGCAATATTATCTGCATCCTCATCCCACAGGTGGCTTAACTGCCTACCCTCTGCAAGACTTGAACTGGAGTTTGAAGACCAAAGTGGTGAGGCAGCAAAAGAAGGCACAGCGGCTCATGACCTGTGTGAACACAAACTAAAAAAGGCACTTCATATGAGAAGTCAGCGACCTATCGCTGAGTATAACTCTGATGAGATGGAGGAATGTACAGATGCTTACGTGGACTTTGTTATGGAGCAGGTGGAACTTGCAAGAAAGTCTTGCACAGATCCTATCGTTCTTATTGAACAACGTCTTGACTTCTCTTGTTATGTTCCAGATGGTTTTGGGACAGGAGACTGTGTAATCATTTCAGATGACAGACTTCACATCGTAGACTTTAAATATGGAATGGGTGTGCTAGTTGATGCAGTGGACAATCCACAGATGAAGCTCTATGCCCTAGGAGCACTTGGAATCTATGATCACCTGTACGACATTAAAGAAGTGTCCATGACGATCTTTCAGCCTAGAAGAGAAAATGTCAGCACCTGGACAATACCGGTGGAAGAACTAAAAGGCTTGGCGGAAGAGGAACTAAAGCCCAGAGCTGACAAAGCCTTCAACGGTGAGGGTGAATACATTCCCGGTCCATGGTGTACCTTCTGTAAAGCGGCAAACAGATGTCGGGCCAGAGCCGAAGAAAAGCTAAAACTTGCAGAGAAAGAATTCAAGATGCCACCTCTGCTGACGGATGCTGAGATAGAAGAAATCTTACTTATTCTTCCCGACCTTACCAAGTGGGCGAATGAAATAACAGCCTATGCCACTGATGCAGCAGTCAATCACGGTAAAGAGTGGAACGGTTTTAAAGTTGTGGAAGGTCGCTCGGTTCGCAAGTACAAAGATGAAGGAGCCATTGCAGAAAAAGCCGTGGCAGGTGGATATAAGGACATTTACAGAAAGAGCCTTATTCCGCTGACAGAGATGCAAAAACTGATGGGTAAATCCAAATTTGAGGAACTCCTCGGTGACCTCATTTACAAACCACCGGGTAAGCCGACTCTTGTTCCAAACTCAGATAAAAGACCGGCAATGAACGTAGCAGATGCTAAAAACGAATTTAACGAAATTATGGAGGATTAA